In one Streptomyces sp. NBC_01241 genomic region, the following are encoded:
- a CDS encoding nitrate- and nitrite sensing domain-containing protein: protein MQGRFKRDGSAAAEQEPRGGTDRGSSPQHAQNPGPASAGDSGDRDRGPGATAAAGTDPISSLKPRGPVSTGSRVALRNWRISTRLVSLLALPVVAATSLGGLRINDSMNDIQQLDHMQLLTKMTKQATTLAQALQEERDRSAGPLSNGVKPDDFKVTEPRKKSDRAKTAFLEATNAIGDPSGDEALEGIYSSVQQIASQLTEIRNIRKTAYAKDTPSLQTVDQYSQLITSLLSLSQDMAQATSNAEMIKRTRALAAFSSAKEYASVQRAIIAAALPGGNDKQPHLEDNDKQFGRAALRKEATALRSFKAVYGANAEELTATLDEGNPEIKAANTYAQKVLDSPSGMTGTTRRSYMDWYDQSSTKIGAMKTIEETLLSDMEGKARELRDQSKSEAIISGALILLVLGVSLVGAFVVARSMIRSLRRLQDTATRVAQDRLPELVKQLSEADPQDVDTSVESVGVHSRDEIGQVAAAFDDVHREAVRLAAEQALLRGNVNAMFTNLSRRSQGLIQRQLSLISELESREADPDQLSSLFKLDHLATRMRRNGENLLVLAGEEPGRRWTRPVPLVDVLRAAASEVEQYERIELAAVPATEVAGRVVNDLVHLLAELLENATSFSSPQTKVRVTGHALPDGRVLVEIHDTGIGLSPEDLAAINERLASPPTVDVSVSRRMGLFVVGRLSLRHGIRIQLRPSDSGGTTALVMLPVDVAHGGKQSAPKQGPGQQSAPGGLLGGAGGPGQGNAARPGLGGAPAAPAGRLAAGPDAARGQVGAGPGPRAALPSRDGGSRRPQDQQGQPGQPGRPGRQNAGFQSNGPADAGPQGNPRQEPQRQGGGLAGAFGNGARLGARGQGDGTGRTDSVRADVFGPNRQDQNRQDWNDQSHNDQNRNGRSRNDQDRFDQDRFDQQEQANGPAPWGAPQPQQARQNPAGQGGFPRSGGPVEPGRQLPPVGGPRAELPGGNPRPQRSQTTSWGADEPSAPRHTPLDAPRGHEEPESTGRFQRPMSPPLVPRPAMNDRQGPGSTAEFARPDFSGPAPQAPSPLDPASTAQFARPDFGQPQPGQDQGLPAPRQRDRDNEDFGAPRPPAAPHGDGQYRPVLPPQPQPEALPPAGPGDGRTPLYDTLETNWFHGPQQGGQQPPAEPQAPTSAPHQPGQELPAPAPRRAGADNGGTTPTWRPSPNDELVRQAERVKKPAAGGVTTSGLPRRVPRANLVPGTAQQQNHQSGPQVSRSPDDVRGRLTNLRRGIQQGRQANNGQSTGSFPLGPTHQQER, encoded by the coding sequence GTGCAGGGACGTTTCAAGAGGGATGGCAGCGCTGCGGCGGAACAGGAGCCGCGCGGCGGGACCGACCGCGGATCCTCGCCCCAGCACGCCCAGAACCCCGGACCGGCCTCGGCCGGCGACAGCGGCGACCGTGACCGGGGCCCTGGTGCCACGGCGGCCGCCGGCACCGACCCGATCTCGTCGCTCAAGCCGCGGGGCCCCGTCAGCACGGGCTCGCGAGTGGCTCTGCGCAACTGGCGCATCAGCACGCGTCTGGTCTCCCTGCTCGCCCTTCCCGTGGTCGCCGCGACCTCACTGGGCGGGCTGCGGATCAACGACTCCATGAACGACATCCAGCAGCTGGACCACATGCAGCTGCTGACCAAGATGACCAAGCAGGCGACCACGCTCGCCCAGGCGCTCCAGGAGGAGCGCGACCGCTCGGCCGGTCCGCTGTCCAACGGGGTGAAGCCCGACGACTTCAAGGTCACCGAGCCCCGCAAGAAGTCCGACCGGGCGAAGACGGCCTTCCTCGAAGCCACGAACGCGATCGGCGACCCGTCCGGCGACGAGGCCCTCGAAGGCATCTACTCGAGCGTCCAGCAGATCGCCAGCCAGCTGACCGAGATCCGCAATATCCGCAAGACGGCGTACGCCAAGGACACCCCGAGTCTCCAGACCGTCGACCAGTACAGCCAGCTGATCACCTCGCTGCTGAGCCTCTCGCAGGACATGGCGCAGGCGACCAGCAACGCGGAGATGATCAAGCGGACCCGGGCGCTGGCGGCCTTCTCCTCCGCCAAGGAGTACGCCTCGGTCCAGCGGGCGATCATCGCTGCGGCCCTGCCCGGCGGCAACGACAAACAGCCGCACCTCGAGGATAACGACAAGCAGTTCGGCCGCGCCGCGCTGCGCAAGGAAGCCACGGCACTCCGCTCCTTCAAGGCCGTGTACGGGGCGAACGCCGAGGAACTGACCGCCACCCTGGACGAGGGCAACCCGGAGATCAAGGCCGCCAACACCTACGCGCAGAAGGTGCTGGACAGCCCCTCGGGCATGACCGGCACCACGCGGCGCTCCTACATGGACTGGTACGACCAGAGCTCCACCAAGATCGGGGCGATGAAGACCATCGAGGAGACCCTCCTCAGCGACATGGAGGGCAAGGCCCGCGAGCTCCGCGACCAGTCGAAGAGCGAAGCGATCATCAGCGGTGCGCTCATCCTGCTGGTGCTCGGTGTCTCGCTGGTCGGTGCCTTCGTCGTCGCCCGGTCGATGATCCGCTCGCTGCGGCGGCTGCAGGACACCGCTACGCGCGTCGCGCAGGACCGGCTGCCCGAGCTCGTCAAGCAGCTCTCCGAGGCCGACCCGCAGGACGTCGACACCTCGGTCGAGTCGGTCGGTGTGCACTCCCGGGACGAGATCGGCCAGGTGGCCGCGGCCTTCGACGACGTGCACCGCGAGGCGGTCCGCCTCGCCGCCGAGCAGGCCCTGCTGCGGGGCAACGTCAACGCGATGTTCACCAACCTCTCGCGCCGCAGCCAGGGCCTCATCCAGCGTCAGCTCTCGCTCATCTCCGAACTGGAGTCGCGCGAGGCCGACCCGGACCAGCTGTCTTCGCTCTTCAAGCTCGACCACCTCGCGACCCGTATGCGCCGTAACGGCGAGAACCTCCTCGTCCTCGCGGGCGAGGAGCCGGGCCGCCGGTGGACCCGCCCCGTCCCGCTGGTCGACGTGCTCCGGGCCGCCGCCTCCGAGGTGGAGCAGTACGAGCGCATCGAACTGGCCGCGGTGCCCGCCACCGAGGTCGCCGGCCGCGTGGTCAACGACCTCGTGCACCTGCTCGCGGAGCTGCTGGAGAACGCCACGTCGTTCTCCTCGCCGCAGACGAAGGTGCGGGTCACCGGTCACGCACTGCCCGACGGGCGGGTGCTGGTCGAGATCCACGACACGGGTATCGGCCTCTCCCCCGAGGACCTCGCGGCGATCAACGAGCGGCTCGCCTCGCCGCCCACCGTGGATGTCTCGGTCTCCCGCCGCATGGGTCTGTTCGTGGTCGGCCGGCTGTCGCTGCGGCACGGCATCCGGATCCAGCTGCGGCCCTCCGACTCCGGTGGTACGACCGCGCTGGTCATGCTGCCCGTCGATGTGGCGCACGGCGGCAAGCAGTCGGCCCCCAAGCAGGGGCCGGGGCAGCAGTCCGCCCCCGGCGGTCTGCTCGGCGGTGCCGGCGGTCCGGGGCAGGGCAACGCTGCCCGTCCCGGTCTCGGTGGTGCTCCGGCGGCCCCGGCCGGCCGGCTCGCCGCGGGTCCGGACGCCGCACGAGGTCAGGTCGGTGCGGGCCCCGGTCCGCGCGCCGCACTGCCCTCGCGGGACGGCGGATCGCGCCGGCCGCAGGACCAGCAGGGCCAGCCGGGCCAGCCGGGCCGGCCGGGCCGGCAGAACGCCGGCTTCCAGTCCAACGGACCGGCCGACGCCGGTCCGCAGGGCAACCCGCGCCAGGAACCGCAGCGTCAGGGCGGCGGCCTCGCCGGTGCTTTCGGCAACGGTGCCCGGCTCGGCGCGCGCGGCCAGGGTGACGGAACGGGCCGTACGGACTCGGTACGGGCCGACGTGTTCGGCCCGAACCGCCAGGACCAGAACCGCCAGGACTGGAACGACCAGAGCCACAACGACCAGAACCGCAACGGTCGGAGCCGCAACGACCAGGACCGCTTCGACCAGGACCGCTTCGACCAGCAGGAGCAGGCCAACGGCCCCGCCCCGTGGGGGGCGCCGCAGCCGCAGCAGGCCCGGCAGAACCCGGCCGGCCAGGGCGGCTTCCCGCGGTCCGGCGGCCCGGTCGAGCCCGGTCGTCAGCTGCCCCCGGTCGGCGGTCCGCGTGCCGAGCTGCCCGGTGGCAACCCACGGCCGCAGCGCTCGCAGACCACCAGCTGGGGCGCCGACGAGCCGTCCGCCCCGCGCCATACCCCGCTGGACGCCCCGCGCGGTCACGAGGAGCCCGAATCCACCGGCCGGTTCCAGCGGCCGATGAGCCCGCCGCTCGTCCCGCGCCCGGCCATGAACGATCGGCAGGGCCCCGGCTCCACCGCCGAGTTCGCCCGCCCGGACTTCTCCGGTCCGGCCCCGCAGGCTCCGTCGCCGCTGGACCCGGCGAGCACCGCGCAGTTCGCCCGCCCCGACTTCGGCCAGCCGCAGCCCGGGCAGGACCAGGGTCTGCCGGCACCGCGTCAGCGTGACCGGGACAACGAGGACTTCGGTGCCCCGCGTCCGCCCGCCGCGCCCCACGGTGACGGGCAGTACCGTCCGGTCCTGCCGCCGCAGCCGCAGCCCGAGGCGCTGCCGCCGGCCGGGCCCGGGGACGGTCGTACGCCGCTGTACGACACCCTGGAGACGAACTGGTTCCACGGCCCGCAGCAGGGCGGTCAGCAGCCGCCCGCCGAGCCGCAGGCGCCCACGTCCGCCCCGCACCAGCCCGGCCAGGAGCTTCCGGCTCCCGCGCCGCGCCGCGCCGGAGCCGACAACGGCGGCACCACACCTACCTGGCGCCCCTCGCCGAACGACGAACTCGTACGGCAGGCGGAGCGGGTCAAGAAGCCCGCGGCGGGCGGAGTCACCACTTCCGGACTGCCTCGCCGGGTACCTCGCGCCAACCTGGTTCCGGGCACCGCCCAACAGCAGAACCATCAGTCCGGTCCCCAGGTATCGCGTTCGCCCGATGATGTGCGCGGGCGGTTGACCAATCTCCGCCGGGGCATCCAGCAGGGACGGCAGGCCAACAACGGCCAGTCGACCGGCAGTTTTCCACTCGGCCCCACTCACCAGCAGGAGCGTTAG
- a CDS encoding DUF397 domain-containing protein, producing the protein MSSPLMWQKSSFSAEAANCVNVATAPDGSLRLRESDEPDVILAATRVGLSALLASIKANECPGLRPE; encoded by the coding sequence ATGTCGTCACCTCTGATGTGGCAGAAGTCGTCGTTCAGCGCCGAGGCGGCAAACTGTGTCAACGTCGCCACCGCGCCCGACGGCTCGCTCAGACTGCGCGAGAGCGACGAACCTGATGTGATACTCGCCGCGACCCGGGTCGGCCTGTCTGCTCTGCTCGCGTCGATCAAGGCGAACGAGTGCCCTGGGCTGCGGCCCGAATGA
- a CDS encoding helix-turn-helix domain-containing protein, which yields MARVKLPPSIGQRRLGAELRRMRERAELSATRAGELFGATQSRISNIEAGGYAVSAERVRALARLYDCADEQFIEALARMTGGRTRGWWEEYREILPSDALDLAELEHHAETLRIASAIHIPGLLQTREHARAVMNDAVPSMTSEEVEHRVSHRLKRQSTVHGEPPTPLTVIIHEAALRMGFGGPSVSGRQLRRLIDQGEETHLNMLVIPFGAGAFPSAGHGIVQFCAENARLDTIQLDTDHGSVFLDGETQLSKYRMVLDRMEACALNPSQSRDLIVRIQREM from the coding sequence ATGGCTCGTGTCAAACTTCCGCCGAGCATCGGTCAGCGGCGCCTCGGGGCTGAGCTGCGCAGAATGCGCGAGCGTGCCGAACTTTCGGCGACACGTGCAGGAGAACTATTCGGTGCCACGCAGTCGCGCATCAGCAACATCGAGGCAGGCGGCTATGCGGTCAGTGCCGAGCGAGTCCGGGCGCTGGCCAGACTCTATGACTGCGCCGACGAACAGTTCATCGAAGCGTTGGCCAGGATGACTGGTGGCCGCACGCGAGGGTGGTGGGAGGAGTATCGGGAGATTCTGCCCTCCGACGCTCTGGATCTCGCTGAGCTGGAGCATCACGCTGAGACTCTGCGTATCGCATCTGCAATCCACATCCCCGGCCTGTTGCAGACCAGAGAGCACGCGCGGGCTGTGATGAACGATGCGGTTCCCTCCATGACTTCCGAGGAGGTGGAGCATCGGGTTTCGCATCGCCTCAAGCGGCAGTCGACCGTTCATGGCGAGCCACCGACTCCGCTCACGGTGATCATTCACGAAGCGGCACTTCGTATGGGCTTCGGAGGACCCTCGGTCTCTGGTCGTCAGCTTCGCCGCCTCATTGACCAAGGTGAGGAGACGCACTTGAACATGCTGGTGATCCCGTTCGGCGCCGGAGCATTTCCCAGTGCCGGTCACGGCATCGTTCAGTTCTGCGCCGAGAACGCAAGGCTGGACACCATTCAACTCGACACCGATCATGGGTCAGTCTTCCTCGACGGTGAGACCCAGCTGTCCAAGTACCGAATGGTTCTCGACCGCATGGAGGCATGTGCGCTGAACCCCTCTCAGTCGCGGGATCTGATCGTGCGCATCCAGCGCGAGATGTAG
- a CDS encoding fumarylacetoacetate hydrolase family protein encodes MRIARFSIDGNVAFGAVEGEGPDGLVLDIIKGIPYAEFELSGTKVPLSKVRLLPPVLPNKVVAIGRNYAEHAAELGNEVPDVPVAFFKPTTSVIGSGDAIEYPSFSNELHHEAELAVVIGRMCREVPRERVKDVIFGYTCANDVTARDAQKREKQWARAKGFDTSCPLGPWVETDLDPSDLTIQATVNGEQRQLGRTSDMIRSIEDLIVHITEAMTLLPGDVILTGTPAGVGPLHVGDEVAVTIEGIGTLTNKVIKRG; translated from the coding sequence GTGCGCATCGCCAGGTTCTCCATCGACGGCAATGTCGCCTTCGGCGCCGTCGAGGGCGAGGGGCCCGATGGTCTCGTCCTCGACATCATCAAGGGCATTCCGTACGCCGAGTTCGAGCTCTCCGGCACGAAGGTCCCGCTGAGCAAGGTCCGCCTCCTGCCGCCCGTGCTCCCCAACAAGGTCGTGGCCATCGGCCGCAACTACGCGGAGCACGCCGCGGAGCTCGGCAACGAGGTGCCGGACGTCCCCGTCGCCTTCTTCAAGCCCACCACCTCGGTGATCGGCTCCGGCGACGCCATCGAGTACCCCTCCTTCTCCAACGAGCTCCACCACGAGGCCGAACTGGCCGTGGTCATCGGCCGCATGTGCCGCGAAGTGCCGCGTGAGCGCGTGAAGGACGTCATCTTCGGCTACACCTGCGCCAACGACGTCACCGCCCGCGATGCCCAGAAGCGCGAGAAGCAGTGGGCCCGGGCCAAGGGCTTCGACACGTCCTGCCCGCTCGGCCCCTGGGTGGAGACCGACCTCGACCCCAGCGACCTGACCATTCAGGCCACGGTCAACGGCGAGCAACGCCAGTTGGGCCGCACGAGCGACATGATCCGCTCGATCGAGGACCTCATCGTCCACATCACGGAAGCCATGACGCTGCTCCCGGGCGATGTGATCCTCACCGGCACTCCCGCAGGGGTCGGACCCCTCCATGTCGGCGACGAGGTCGCCGTCACCATCGAAGGCATCGGCACTCTCACCAACAAGGTGATCAAGCGTGGTTAA
- the gltX gene encoding glutamate--tRNA ligase, with protein sequence MVNAPSPKLSVPLGQGVPPRVRFCPSPTGNPHVGLVRTALFNWAFARHHGGTLVFRIEDTDAARDSEDSYNQLLDSMRWLGFDWDEGPEVGGPHAPYRQSQRMDIYKDVAEKLLAGGYAYHCYCTTEELDVRRDAARAAGKPSGYDGHCRDLTAEQIAAYEAEGRTSIVRFRMPDEALTFTDLVRGELTFQPENVPDYGIVRANGAPLYTLVNPVDDALMEITHVLRGEDLLSSTPRQLALYKALIELGIAKGTPAFGHLPYVMGEGNKKLSKRDPQASLNLYRERGFLPEGLLNYLSLLGWSIAEDRDIFSVEEMVAAFDIGDVNANPARFDLKKCEHINAEHIRKLDVKTFTEACGPWLKAPFAPWAPEAFDAEQFAEIAPHAQTRVTVLSDITANVDFLFLDEPATDEASWAKAMKEGSDALLVTARAKLADAEWNADALKNAVLTAGEEHGLKLGKAQAPVRVAVTGRTIGLPLFESLEILGREKTLARIDAALAKLAA encoded by the coding sequence GTGGTTAACGCACCCTCCCCCAAGCTCTCGGTCCCGCTCGGCCAGGGGGTACCCCCCCGGGTACGTTTCTGTCCCTCCCCGACCGGTAACCCCCACGTGGGCCTGGTCCGCACCGCCCTCTTCAACTGGGCTTTCGCCCGGCACCACGGCGGCACCCTGGTCTTCCGCATCGAGGACACCGACGCGGCCCGCGACTCCGAGGACTCCTACAACCAGCTCCTGGACTCGATGCGCTGGCTCGGTTTCGACTGGGACGAGGGCCCCGAGGTCGGAGGCCCGCACGCCCCGTACCGCCAGTCGCAGCGCATGGACATCTACAAGGATGTCGCCGAGAAGCTCCTCGCCGGCGGGTACGCGTACCACTGCTACTGCACCACCGAAGAGCTCGACGTCCGCCGCGACGCCGCCCGCGCCGCCGGCAAGCCGTCCGGCTACGACGGCCACTGCCGCGACCTCACGGCCGAGCAGATCGCCGCGTACGAGGCCGAGGGCCGCACGTCCATCGTCCGCTTCCGGATGCCCGACGAGGCGCTCACCTTCACCGACCTGGTCCGCGGCGAGCTGACCTTCCAGCCGGAGAACGTGCCGGACTACGGCATCGTCCGCGCCAACGGCGCCCCGCTCTACACGCTGGTCAACCCGGTCGACGACGCGCTGATGGAGATCACCCACGTCCTGCGCGGCGAGGACCTGCTCTCCTCCACCCCGCGCCAGCTCGCGCTCTACAAGGCGCTCATCGAGCTGGGCATCGCCAAGGGCACCCCCGCGTTCGGCCACCTCCCGTACGTCATGGGCGAGGGCAACAAGAAGCTCTCCAAGCGCGACCCGCAGGCCTCGCTCAACCTGTACCGCGAGCGTGGCTTCCTGCCCGAGGGGCTGCTCAACTACCTCTCGCTGCTCGGCTGGTCCATCGCCGAGGACCGCGACATCTTCTCCGTCGAGGAGATGGTGGCCGCGTTCGACATCGGGGACGTCAACGCCAACCCGGCGCGCTTCGACCTGAAGAAGTGCGAGCACATCAACGCCGAGCACATTCGCAAGCTGGACGTGAAGACGTTCACCGAGGCGTGCGGCCCCTGGCTGAAGGCCCCGTTCGCCCCGTGGGCCCCGGAGGCGTTCGACGCGGAGCAGTTCGCCGAGATCGCCCCGCACGCCCAGACCCGGGTCACGGTCCTCTCGGACATCACCGCCAACGTCGACTTCCTCTTCCTCGACGAGCCGGCGACGGACGAGGCGTCCTGGGCCAAGGCGATGAAGGAGGGCTCCGACGCACTGCTCGTCACGGCCCGCGCCAAGCTGGCCGACGCCGAGTGGAACGCGGACGCCCTGAAGAACGCCGTCCTCACCGCGGGCGAGGAGCACGGCCTCAAGCTCGGCAAGGCCCAGGCCCCGGTCCGCGTAGCGGTCACCGGCCGCACGATCGGCCTGCCGCTCTTCGAGTCCCTGGAGATCCTGGGCCGCGAGAAGACCCTGGCCCGCATCGACGCGGCACTGGCCAAGCTGGCCGCGTAA
- a CDS encoding alpha/beta hydrolase, giving the protein MPELFAQLFRQDFSDLEAATGSWQKLAGILGDTRIGSGKRVSGPLHKASWSGVAADYGFNALEATESKLKTAQTNAQLIHTVLDTLSTRMQAAQRKLRHAVSDAETAGHTVTEDGWVEPKQAVDPKYHNDPDYQGVQQRANAGLGGYRARIDEALAEAERVSSDATELLHQIDPFDLDKQYGGANAAEDAAQIAEFAGLDRKNIPNGKDPQRTADWWAGLTSDQRDFYLAAFPDRIGKLDGLPTTTRDDANRAVLDMQLNDYALRESDLGYHERYSYRSLSALKDRLDREDTAPAHKQLYLLGFDTSKDGRAIVAVGNPDTARHTAVQVPGTSNQLDNVGDQINRVSKLQDSAADWNGAAGPDGVSVISWLDYNAPEANGDSVGEAELNLGIATQGRAQNGAEDLRDFTHGLRAAHQGERSHLTVLAHSYGSTTAGAADAGGRGLDADDMVVVGSPGLTVDRADQLHIDPKHLYVGAADNDLVSNVFSDATLGADPKKSEFGAQHMYVDTKDHGGYWNDGSKSLENQGRIIAGLRPRDGGAG; this is encoded by the coding sequence ATGCCAGAACTCTTCGCACAACTCTTCCGCCAGGACTTCTCCGATCTGGAAGCGGCCACCGGCTCGTGGCAGAAACTGGCCGGGATCCTCGGCGACACCCGGATCGGCAGCGGGAAGCGCGTCTCGGGACCGCTGCACAAGGCAAGCTGGTCGGGCGTTGCAGCCGACTACGGCTTCAACGCGCTCGAAGCCACCGAGAGCAAACTGAAAACGGCGCAGACGAACGCGCAACTCATCCACACGGTCCTGGACACGCTCAGCACCCGGATGCAGGCCGCCCAGCGCAAACTGCGCCATGCGGTGTCGGATGCCGAGACGGCGGGTCATACCGTCACGGAAGACGGCTGGGTCGAGCCGAAGCAGGCGGTCGACCCGAAGTATCACAACGACCCGGACTATCAGGGCGTTCAGCAGCGGGCCAACGCCGGGCTGGGAGGCTACCGGGCCCGAATCGACGAGGCGCTGGCGGAAGCGGAACGAGTCAGTAGCGACGCGACCGAACTCCTCCATCAGATCGATCCCTTCGACCTGGACAAGCAGTACGGCGGTGCCAACGCCGCAGAGGACGCCGCACAGATCGCCGAGTTCGCCGGGCTCGACAGGAAGAACATTCCGAACGGGAAAGATCCGCAACGCACCGCCGACTGGTGGGCGGGCCTCACCTCTGACCAGCGCGACTTCTACCTGGCGGCCTTCCCCGACCGGATCGGCAAACTGGACGGCCTTCCCACAACCACCCGCGACGATGCGAACCGAGCGGTGCTGGACATGCAGCTCAACGACTACGCGCTGCGCGAGAGCGACCTGGGCTACCACGAGCGCTACAGCTACCGCTCACTCAGCGCCCTCAAGGACCGCCTGGACAGGGAAGACACGGCGCCCGCGCACAAGCAGCTGTACCTGCTCGGTTTCGACACCTCGAAGGACGGCCGGGCGATCGTTGCCGTCGGTAATCCGGACACGGCCCGGCACACGGCCGTTCAGGTCCCGGGGACGAGTAACCAGTTGGACAACGTGGGGGATCAGATCAATCGCGTCAGTAAACTCCAGGACTCCGCCGCTGACTGGAACGGAGCTGCCGGGCCCGATGGCGTCTCGGTCATCTCCTGGCTCGACTACAACGCGCCGGAGGCGAACGGCGATTCCGTGGGGGAAGCGGAACTGAACCTGGGGATCGCCACTCAGGGCCGTGCCCAGAACGGGGCGGAGGACCTGCGTGACTTCACCCATGGTCTGCGAGCGGCTCATCAAGGTGAGCGGAGTCATCTCACGGTCCTGGCCCACAGCTACGGATCGACCACCGCCGGTGCGGCCGACGCCGGCGGGCGGGGACTGGACGCCGACGACATGGTGGTGGTCGGCAGCCCCGGACTGACGGTCGACCGCGCCGACCAACTGCACATAGATCCCAAGCACCTGTATGTGGGCGCGGCGGACAACGACTTGGTCTCCAACGTGTTCTCTGACGCGACGCTCGGCGCGGACCCGAAGAAATCAGAGTTCGGGGCGCAGCACATGTACGTGGACACCAAGGACCACGGCGGCTACTGGAACGACGGCAGCAAGAGTCTGGAGAACCAGGGCCGCATTATCGCCGGTCTCCGTCCACGGGACGGAGGGGCAGGCTGA